One window of Argonema galeatum A003/A1 genomic DNA carries:
- a CDS encoding rubredoxin, which produces MSNQAVDANALDRYECSACGYVYEPDRGDSKQDISPGISFEELAADWRCPVCGVRKSKFQNIGPKGSASGFKSNLGYGLGVNTLTPAQKNLLIFGALGLGVIFFLSLYGLQ; this is translated from the coding sequence ATGAGCAATCAAGCTGTTGATGCCAACGCGCTGGATCGTTATGAATGTAGCGCTTGCGGCTATGTTTACGAGCCCGATCGGGGTGACAGCAAGCAGGATATTTCTCCTGGAATTTCCTTTGAAGAGTTAGCTGCTGATTGGCGCTGTCCCGTTTGTGGCGTGCGGAAGTCGAAGTTCCAAAATATAGGCCCTAAAGGCTCCGCATCTGGATTTAAGTCAAATCTGGGTTATGGTCTGGGGGTGAACACCTTAACGCCAGCTCAGAAGAATTTACTCATTTTTGGGGCTTTAGGACTGGGGGTTATATTTTTCCTTAGTCTCTACGGTTTGCAATGA
- a CDS encoding photosystem II reaction center protein J → MSGSGRIPLWIVATVAGISAITVLGLFFYGSYAGIGSAL, encoded by the coding sequence GTGTCTGGAAGTGGAAGAATACCTTTGTGGATCGTGGCGACTGTCGCCGGAATTAGCGCAATCACCGTTTTGGGACTTTTCTTTTACGGTTCTTATGCCGGTATAGGCTCTGCTTTGTAA
- a CDS encoding CHAT domain-containing tetratricopeptide repeat protein: protein MDEQRFKAYVKLIHALLNCPNEQEQQVLGEKDRHVAAILNTLGRIYQAQARYSEAELLFKEALKIYKHLLGDKNRYVAITLNNLAMLYNDQGRYSEAELLCEQSLDMRRQLFGDEHPLVATSLNNLAVIYESQGRYSKAEPLYEQALDIAQRLLGYDHYDVAQTLHNFAVLYQAQGRYAKAESFFEQALKLWRSLLGNEHPDVATNLNSLGLLYREQGRYSEAELLLQQALALRQRLLGDKHPLVAASLNNLAVLYHVQERYKEAVLLSQKALVIWRSHWGDRHPDIAHSLNNLASHYHAQGLYKEAKRLLKQGLELRRNLLGNEHPDVATSINNLAGLYHDQGCYKKAETLYLQALELRRALLGDEHPLVAQILSNLAILLVATARPTESLANIMQAIQIENRTISQVFATSSENDRFAYLQNIRGNFYLFLSLVNSHLSKSLEAKQAAYDLVLKRKALTAAAFAAFNYALYSDRYSHLAPQFKQWQSLRAEQIHLIYSPPLPAPEITEDEFRTRQAAYQKRLSDLETECKNLEKLLASQVPEIQLQQELETANRCAVALELPEGYTLVEFVRFDVFNFQAIPARGELKYKSARYLAFILPAKQPDKVEMIDLGEAEHIDKLLRVFRSYFSGKGNLLDMGDDDEETPTFRKYNPAFGMGLRKAIFDPIAAVIGDSKYLLVSPDGELNLLPFQLLPDETGTRFLMDEYTISYLSVGRDILRSHFQPTRPATAPLIIADPDFDLGGASETRFLGETGFLSVLGNTLERAPGTRFLGEAVAKKLEVSPYLDAQALETQITKSPSPSILLIATHGVFLPDLPHQPPTLQSRLFGSRFSATKVENPMLRSGLALAGANIWLSGGTLPEKAGKGFLFAQDVAALDLWANELTVLSACNTAIGDLKTGEGVFGLRRAFAVAGTKTLVMSLWPVPDKATALLMERFFDNLERGFGRSNALLESQNYIRTITIRELRQFDLGRQVLQGLISQNSVCCQEEETPLEHPFYWGAWVCQGETTELK from the coding sequence ATGGATGAACAACGCTTCAAAGCTTATGTGAAATTGATTCATGCGCTGTTAAATTGCCCTAATGAGCAGGAACAACAGGTATTGGGGGAAAAAGATCGCCATGTTGCCGCTATCCTAAATACTTTAGGAAGGATCTACCAAGCTCAAGCACGCTACAGTGAAGCTGAACTACTGTTTAAGGAAGCATTAAAAATATACAAACATTTATTAGGAGATAAGAATCGTTATGTGGCTATAACTCTGAATAATTTGGCTATGCTCTACAATGACCAAGGACGCTACAGCGAAGCGGAATTGCTCTGTGAGCAATCATTAGACATGAGACGGCAGTTGTTCGGAGATGAGCATCCTCTTGTAGCTACCAGTCTGAATAATCTAGCTGTAATATACGAATCTCAAGGGCGCTACAGCAAAGCTGAACCATTGTATGAGCAAGCGTTGGATATAGCGCAACGCCTATTAGGGTACGACCATTATGATGTAGCTCAGACTTTGCATAATTTTGCCGTACTTTATCAAGCTCAAGGGCGTTATGCGAAAGCCGAATCATTTTTTGAGCAAGCGTTGAAATTATGGCGAAGCTTATTAGGAAATGAACATCCCGACGTTGCTACCAATTTGAATAGTCTGGGCTTGCTCTATAGGGAACAGGGACGTTACAGCGAAGCTGAACTACTTTTGCAACAAGCGTTGGCGTTGAGACAACGCCTTTTGGGAGATAAGCATCCTCTTGTGGCTGCTAGCCTGAATAATCTAGCTGTACTCTATCATGTTCAGGAGCGCTACAAGGAAGCTGTACTCCTTTCTCAGAAAGCTTTAGTTATATGGCGAAGTCACTGGGGAGATAGGCATCCCGACATAGCCCACAGTTTGAACAATTTGGCTAGCCACTACCATGCTCAGGGACTTTACAAGGAAGCTAAACGTCTTTTGAAGCAAGGATTGGAGTTGAGAAGAAACCTGTTAGGAAATGAACATCCTGACGTGGCTACCAGTATAAATAATTTGGCTGGCCTTTACCACGACCAAGGATGCTATAAAAAAGCCGAAACCCTTTATCTACAAGCATTGGAACTGAGGCGAGCCTTATTGGGGGATGAACATCCTCTTGTGGCCCAAATTTTAAGCAATTTAGCTATATTATTAGTTGCCACCGCACGTCCCACTGAATCATTAGCAAACATAATGCAGGCAATTCAAATCGAAAACAGGACAATTAGCCAAGTATTTGCAACCAGTTCGGAAAATGATCGCTTCGCCTATCTACAAAATATCAGAGGTAATTTTTATTTGTTTCTCTCCTTAGTTAATTCCCACCTATCTAAATCTCTTGAAGCAAAACAAGCAGCTTATGATTTGGTACTCAAACGCAAAGCTTTAACTGCTGCTGCCTTCGCTGCTTTCAACTATGCTTTGTATAGCGATCGCTATTCTCACCTAGCACCCCAGTTTAAGCAATGGCAATCTTTAAGGGCAGAACAAATTCACTTAATCTATTCTCCACCCTTACCCGCTCCAGAAATTACTGAAGACGAATTTCGCACGCGCCAAGCAGCATATCAAAAGCGCCTATCTGATTTAGAAACAGAATGCAAAAACTTAGAAAAACTACTAGCATCCCAAGTTCCCGAAATCCAACTGCAACAGGAACTCGAAACTGCTAACCGTTGCGCTGTTGCTTTGGAATTACCCGAAGGTTACACCTTAGTAGAATTCGTGCGATTTGATGTTTTTAATTTTCAAGCAATCCCGGCGCGTGGGGAATTAAAATACAAATCTGCTCGCTACCTGGCTTTTATCTTACCAGCAAAACAGCCAGACAAAGTAGAGATGATTGATTTAGGAGAAGCGGAACATATTGATAAATTGTTGCGGGTATTTCGCTCTTACTTCTCTGGTAAAGGTAACTTGCTGGATATGGGAGATGATGACGAAGAAACCCCTACTTTTAGGAAATACAATCCCGCCTTTGGCATGGGATTGCGAAAAGCGATTTTCGATCCCATTGCTGCTGTAATAGGCGATAGTAAATATTTGCTAGTTTCTCCCGATGGCGAATTAAATTTGTTGCCGTTTCAGTTATTGCCCGATGAGACGGGAACGCGATTTTTAATGGATGAGTATACTATCTCTTACCTCAGTGTCGGACGCGATATTTTGCGTTCCCATTTTCAACCAACTCGTCCCGCTACTGCACCTCTAATTATTGCCGATCCTGATTTTGATTTGGGTGGGGCATCTGAAACCCGGTTTCTTGGAGAAACCGGGTTTCTATCGGTGTTGGGCAATACCTTGGAACGCGCACCAGGTACAAGGTTTCTGGGTGAAGCAGTTGCCAAAAAGCTGGAAGTATCGCCCTATTTGGATGCTCAAGCACTGGAAACTCAGATTACAAAAAGCCCATCTCCCAGTATCTTACTGATTGCTACTCACGGCGTTTTCTTACCCGACTTGCCCCATCAACCACCCACTTTGCAGAGTCGGCTATTTGGGAGCCGCTTTTCTGCGACAAAAGTAGAAAACCCCATGCTGCGTTCTGGACTTGCCTTAGCAGGTGCGAACATCTGGCTATCCGGCGGAACTCTCCCGGAAAAAGCTGGCAAAGGCTTTCTGTTTGCCCAAGATGTAGCCGCACTCGACCTTTGGGCGAACGAACTCACGGTATTATCGGCTTGCAATACTGCGATCGGCGATCTTAAAACAGGCGAAGGTGTCTTCGGTTTGCGTCGCGCTTTTGCTGTCGCCGGAACGAAAACTTTAGTAATGAGTTTGTGGC
- a CDS encoding ATP-binding protein, which produces MSRILLLLDHKNNRRLLWDWLSRYHEVLLPDEKNPELLFLSAESGSCPIASSAEENKDIDFDLCILDGLALDRVWQWVQARREVERPVFLPFLLLTSRQKVGIATRHLWQSVDELIISPIEKVELQARVEILLRSRNLSLQLHSANKELQKHSELKSRLVSMVSHEIRNPLSLILGFAKIIECHFSELSWQRILEYLKQIILAVNRMDHLAEGLLVIGRLDLGKQDFYPTPIYLEKFCKSVAQEIEFTNHNKHEIIFRTFYSTDSELTATHVENKLTNACMDEDLLQYILSNLLSNAVKYSPAGSSVHFDLICDGDRAIFHIEDKGIGIPKEEQPLLFEAFHRASNVGKIVGNGLGLCIVKQSVDLHGGKIEFTSEVGMGTKFTVTLPLNRLEK; this is translated from the coding sequence ATGAGCCGTATCTTACTGCTTCTAGATCACAAAAATAACCGTCGCCTCCTGTGGGATTGGTTGAGCAGGTATCATGAGGTTTTGCTGCCCGATGAAAAAAATCCTGAATTGCTATTTTTAAGTGCTGAGTCTGGTTCTTGTCCGATCGCTTCTTCAGCAGAAGAGAATAAAGATATTGATTTTGACTTATGTATTTTAGATGGTCTGGCTCTAGACCGGGTATGGCAATGGGTGCAAGCTAGAAGGGAGGTTGAGCGCCCAGTTTTTCTACCGTTTCTCCTGCTTACCTCCCGCCAAAAGGTAGGGATAGCTACACGACACCTGTGGCAAAGCGTTGACGAATTGATTATCAGTCCGATTGAGAAGGTGGAATTGCAGGCGAGGGTGGAAATTTTGTTGCGATCGCGAAACCTATCCCTACAACTTCACTCGGCCAACAAAGAACTGCAAAAACATAGCGAACTCAAAAGCCGATTGGTTTCAATGGTTTCTCACGAAATTCGCAACCCGCTCTCCCTGATTTTGGGTTTTGCAAAAATAATTGAATGTCACTTTTCTGAATTGTCTTGGCAGCGAATACTAGAATATTTAAAGCAAATTATATTAGCTGTTAATAGGATGGATCACCTGGCAGAAGGTTTATTAGTAATCGGTAGGTTAGACCTGGGGAAACAAGATTTTTATCCAACTCCAATATATTTAGAAAAATTCTGTAAATCTGTAGCCCAAGAAATAGAATTTACCAACCATAATAAACACGAGATTATTTTTCGTACCTTCTACTCAACTGACTCCGAACTGACTGCAACCCATGTAGAAAACAAACTGACAAATGCTTGTATGGATGAAGATCTGTTACAGTACATTTTGTCCAACTTGCTCTCGAATGCAGTTAAATATTCACCCGCAGGAAGTTCTGTCCATTTTGACTTGATTTGTGATGGCGACAGAGCTATTTTCCATATCGAGGATAAGGGTATTGGAATTCCTAAAGAAGAGCAACCCCTATTATTTGAAGCATTCCATCGAGCTTCTAATGTTGGCAAAATAGTCGGGAACGGTTTAGGATTATGTATTGTCAAACAATCTGTAGACTTACACGGCGGAAAGATAGAATTTACCAGTGAAGTCGGTATGGGAACCAAGTTTACGGTGACGCTGCCATTAAACCGCTTGGAAAAGTAA
- the ndhK gene encoding photosynthetic/respiratory NAD(P)H-quinone oxidoreductase subunit K — protein MVINSQTRNSEDDYKDIILNPIQRTSVTQDLSENVILTTVDDLYDWARLSSLWPLLFGTACCFIEVAAMIGSRFDFDRFGLVPRSSPRQADLIITAGTITMKMAPALVRLYEQMPEPKYVIAMGACTITGGMFSVDSPTAVRGVDKLIPVDVYLPGCPPRPEAIMDAIVKLRKKIGNDSIQDRGKLRQTHRYYSTTHKMKAVPAILTGKYIQSPTRQAPPKELTEAIGTPVPPALMTAQKQEVERG, from the coding sequence ATGGTCATAAACTCTCAAACTCGTAATTCAGAGGATGATTACAAAGATATAATCCTCAATCCGATACAGCGAACTTCTGTCACTCAAGACCTTTCGGAAAACGTCATCCTCACTACAGTTGATGACCTCTACGACTGGGCTCGTCTCTCTAGCTTATGGCCCCTGCTGTTCGGTACGGCCTGTTGCTTTATTGAAGTAGCGGCGATGATCGGCTCTCGGTTTGATTTTGACAGATTTGGTCTGGTTCCCCGTTCCAGCCCCAGACAAGCGGATTTAATCATCACCGCAGGCACAATCACCATGAAAATGGCCCCGGCTCTGGTTCGTCTCTACGAGCAAATGCCAGAGCCTAAGTATGTCATCGCTATGGGAGCCTGCACAATTACGGGCGGTATGTTCAGCGTCGATTCCCCAACGGCAGTTCGCGGTGTGGATAAACTCATTCCGGTGGATGTCTACTTACCGGGCTGTCCGCCTCGTCCAGAAGCGATTATGGATGCGATCGTCAAACTGCGGAAGAAAATCGGTAACGATTCCATTCAAGACCGGGGAAAATTGCGCCAAACTCATCGCTATTACAGCACAACCCATAAGATGAAGGCTGTGCCTGCTATCTTGACCGGAAAGTATATCCAGTCACCCACTCGCCAAGCACCACCGAAGGAATTGACGGAAGCGATCGGCACACCTGTCCCACCAGCTTTGATGACAGCACAGAAGCAGGAGGTTGAACGTGGCTGA
- a CDS encoding NAD(P)H-quinone oxidoreductase subunit J, producing the protein MAEESQLVEAGIVSRWLTENGFDHEVLEADHQGVEIIKVESDFLIPLCTALYAYGFNYLQCQGGYDAGPGQDFVSFYHLIKVSDYADRPQEVRVKVFLPRENPKVPSVYWIWKTADWQERESYDMYGIIYEGHPNLKRILMPEDWVGWPLRKDYISPDFYELQDAY; encoded by the coding sequence GTGGCTGAAGAATCTCAACTCGTGGAAGCCGGTATTGTTTCCCGTTGGCTGACAGAAAACGGTTTTGACCATGAGGTTTTGGAAGCAGATCATCAGGGTGTGGAAATTATCAAAGTTGAGTCAGATTTCCTCATCCCGCTTTGCACAGCTCTCTACGCCTACGGCTTTAACTACCTTCAGTGTCAAGGTGGCTACGATGCTGGGCCAGGTCAGGATTTTGTCAGCTTTTACCACTTGATTAAAGTGAGCGATTATGCCGATCGCCCGCAAGAAGTCCGGGTGAAGGTATTTCTGCCCAGGGAAAACCCCAAAGTGCCTTCGGTGTATTGGATTTGGAAAACAGCAGACTGGCAAGAACGGGAATCCTACGATATGTACGGCATTATCTACGAAGGACACCCAAACCTGAAGCGAATTTTAATGCCGGAAGATTGGGTCGGCTGGCCCCTGCGTAAGGATTACATCTCCCCAGATTTTTACGAATTGCAGGATGCTTATTAA
- a CDS encoding DUF4384 domain-containing protein — translation MNLPRYKDYEGDFLDAMATRFGFTGKNSLIFEKRFLEDNREVTHEKLVANPKFAEKLIEGTDGDASRIFRQQLAAICKKLEAAGCPPSTGDGRWANAKCWLREVIFPQWAKEQGLVADAPVTLHPWEKLLKLATPTDKMGPKLAGVLDMGSDYQECFPLGSHIIFEVKLETPAYLLLLDKGTSGTFYCLCPSGYAPQPYLRAGVAVLPQPVSVKESFTITGDVGLEQLVAVIGKDKPSLNWLPEGSGNTLQLQEGHLNELVEYLEANRDCKVLYMEYTVTA, via the coding sequence ATGAATTTACCTAGATATAAAGATTACGAGGGAGATTTCCTCGATGCGATGGCAACCCGTTTTGGTTTCACGGGTAAGAATAGCCTGATATTTGAGAAACGTTTTCTGGAAGACAATAGAGAAGTAACTCACGAAAAATTAGTTGCTAATCCTAAGTTTGCAGAAAAGTTGATTGAGGGAACCGACGGTGATGCTTCTCGTATCTTTCGTCAGCAGTTGGCTGCAATTTGTAAAAAACTGGAAGCGGCGGGGTGTCCTCCTAGCACTGGTGATGGTCGTTGGGCGAATGCAAAATGCTGGCTGCGCGAGGTAATATTTCCCCAATGGGCGAAAGAGCAAGGTTTAGTAGCAGATGCGCCTGTGACTCTCCACCCTTGGGAAAAATTGCTGAAACTGGCTACCCCGACAGACAAAATGGGGCCAAAACTGGCTGGTGTGCTGGATATGGGGAGTGATTACCAGGAATGCTTTCCTTTAGGTAGTCACATTATTTTTGAGGTAAAGCTTGAGACTCCGGCATACTTATTGCTGTTGGACAAAGGCACAAGTGGCACGTTTTACTGCTTGTGTCCTTCAGGTTATGCGCCTCAGCCTTACTTGCGTGCGGGTGTGGCCGTTTTGCCCCAGCCTGTTTCAGTGAAAGAATCGTTTACAATCACTGGTGATGTAGGTCTAGAGCAGCTTGTAGCGGTTATTGGGAAGGATAAGCCAAGTTTAAATTGGTTGCCAGAGGGAAGCGGGAACACTTTGCAACTACAAGAAGGGCATTTGAACGAATTAGTGGAATATTTGGAAGCCAATAGAGATTGCAAAGTTCTCTACATGGAATATACCGTTACTGCATAA
- a CDS encoding response regulator: MNDKPFILAVDHNRRNLELLGQFLNKEGYQTISAGSQQEFEQALSGEAEIGLVLVDISGFDRHIWDLCEKLRDDQIPFLVISPKQSAAIQQESIAHGARSMVVKPLAIKEFLGMIRGLMGE; the protein is encoded by the coding sequence ATGAATGATAAGCCATTTATTCTGGCAGTAGACCATAATCGACGTAACCTGGAATTGCTCGGACAATTCCTCAATAAAGAAGGATACCAAACCATCTCTGCTGGTAGCCAGCAAGAGTTTGAGCAAGCTTTGAGTGGGGAAGCTGAAATTGGGCTGGTTCTGGTAGATATCTCCGGTTTCGATCGGCATATTTGGGATTTATGCGAGAAATTGCGGGATGACCAAATTCCTTTTCTGGTGATTTCGCCCAAACAAAGTGCGGCCATTCAGCAGGAAAGCATTGCTCATGGAGCCCGTAGTATGGTGGTAAAGCCACTTGCGATCAAAGAGTTTTTGGGCATGATTCGAGGCTTAATGGGTGAATAA
- the psbF gene encoding cytochrome b559 subunit beta, whose protein sequence is MTSNTPTNQPVSYPIFTVRWLAVHTLAVPTVFFVGAITAMQFIHR, encoded by the coding sequence ATGACAAGCAACACCCCCACCAATCAGCCGGTTTCTTATCCAATTTTTACTGTGAGATGGCTGGCGGTTCATACTCTGGCTGTTCCTACGGTGTTCTTTGTAGGGGCGATTACAGCAATGCAGTTTATTCACCGATAG
- a CDS encoding photosystem II reaction center protein L gives MPTRTPNTNNQPVELNRTSLFLGLLLIFVLGILFSSYFFN, from the coding sequence ATGCCAACTAGAACTCCCAATACCAATAATCAGCCTGTTGAGCTAAACCGGACTTCTCTCTTCTTAGGCTTACTTCTGATTTTTGTTCTCGGTATTCTGTTTTCCAGTTATTTCTTTAACTAA
- the ndhC gene encoding photosynthetic/respiratory NAD(P)H-quinone oxidoreductase subunit C: MFVLSGYEYLLGFLIVCSLVPVLALTASKLLRPSRRGPERRTTYESGMEPIGGAWIQFNIRYYMFALVFVIFDVETVFLYPWAVAFSRLGLLAFVEALIFIAILVVALVYAWRKGALEWS; this comes from the coding sequence GTGTTTGTCCTCAGTGGCTACGAGTATTTGCTAGGCTTCCTGATTGTTTGCAGCCTAGTGCCTGTCCTTGCTCTCACCGCGTCGAAGCTACTCCGGCCTAGTCGTCGCGGCCCAGAGCGGCGCACTACCTACGAATCGGGCATGGAACCCATTGGGGGAGCTTGGATTCAGTTCAACATTCGTTACTATATGTTCGCCCTGGTCTTCGTCATCTTTGACGTTGAGACGGTTTTCCTATATCCCTGGGCTGTCGCCTTCAGCAGGCTGGGACTCCTAGCCTTTGTTGAAGCGCTGATCTTTATAGCGATTCTTGTCGTTGCTCTCGTTTACGCATGGCGCAAAGGAGCCCTGGAATGGTCATAA
- a CDS encoding Rpn family recombination-promoting nuclease/putative transposase, which translates to MNTDNLCKYLAEQYPAEFVRWLLPLETSNIQVLKTELSLEPIRADSITLLQTPNLILHLEFQTLPASDPPLPLRMLDYWLRLHRKYRCNVEQVVIFLKSTTSEIAYTNEYTAPNTRHRYRVIRMWEQDPAPLLANSGLLPLATLARSDSPQALLAQVAQQVANIEETPQRQNVSACIEILAGLRFDKNLITQLFREEIMRESVIYQDILEQGTRRGEIAMLLRILTRRIGSLTPEIQAEIQTLSIAQLEDLGEALLDFSQPTDLTIWLQNHQS; encoded by the coding sequence TTGAACACCGACAACCTTTGCAAATACCTCGCCGAACAATACCCCGCCGAATTTGTCCGATGGCTACTCCCATTGGAAACATCTAACATCCAAGTACTAAAAACAGAACTCAGCCTCGAACCAATTCGCGCCGACTCCATCACTTTACTACAAACCCCAAATCTAATTCTGCACCTAGAATTTCAAACCTTACCAGCATCAGATCCCCCACTCCCACTACGGATGCTTGACTACTGGCTAAGACTACATCGAAAATACCGTTGCAACGTCGAACAAGTAGTAATTTTTCTCAAATCCACTACTTCCGAAATCGCCTATACCAACGAGTATACCGCCCCCAACACCCGCCATCGCTATCGAGTCATCCGAATGTGGGAACAAGACCCCGCGCCATTGTTAGCCAACTCTGGACTTTTACCACTGGCGACATTAGCACGAAGCGACTCACCCCAGGCTTTACTCGCACAAGTAGCCCAACAGGTCGCTAATATTGAAGAAACCCCGCAACGGCAAAATGTCTCAGCCTGCATAGAAATACTAGCAGGTCTGCGATTTGACAAAAATTTGATTACCCAACTATTCCGAGAGGAAATTATGCGTGAATCTGTCATCTATCAAGATATCCTAGAACAAGGAACGCGACGAGGAGAGATAGCAATGCTTCTACGCATACTCACCCGTCGAATTGGTTCGCTTACTCCCGAAATCCAAGCCGAAATTCAAACTTTATCGATCGCGCAATTAGAAGATTTGGGAGAAGCATTATTAGATTTCTCTCAACCAACTGATTTAACAATTTGGTTGCAAAATCACCAATCATAA
- a CDS encoding photosynthesis system II assembly factor Ycf48 gives MRSLLKSWQRVGVLLAVALLCLACSKVPSISQNPWQVVSLPTSANLMDIAFTGNPMHGWLVGSQATLLETTDGGETWQPRELDLGGQKYRFNSVSFNGQEGWIAGEPSLLLYTNDEGKTWSRIPLSEKLPGNPNTVLALAPQSAEMTTDVGAIYRTTDSGQTWKALVQQAVGVVRNISRSIDGKYVAVSANGSFYSTWQPGQDAWLPHNRNSSRRVQNMGFTEEGGLWMLARGGQVQFTDPEKPDEWLDADYPEFSASWGLLDLAFRTPDEIWVAGGGGNLLCSFDGGKTWQKDREVEDVPSNFYKILFLTPEKGFIIGQRGTLLKYKGTVEAA, from the coding sequence ATGCGATCGCTCTTAAAATCCTGGCAACGAGTAGGAGTACTGCTGGCGGTTGCCCTGCTGTGTCTGGCTTGCAGTAAAGTACCCTCGATAAGTCAAAACCCTTGGCAAGTCGTTTCTCTACCGACAAGTGCCAACTTGATGGATATAGCTTTCACCGGCAACCCTATGCACGGATGGTTAGTCGGCAGTCAAGCTACGCTGCTAGAAACAACGGACGGCGGCGAAACTTGGCAACCTAGAGAACTGGATTTGGGCGGGCAAAAGTACCGCTTTAATTCGGTAAGTTTTAACGGTCAAGAAGGGTGGATTGCAGGGGAACCTTCCCTACTGCTGTACACCAATGATGAAGGAAAAACTTGGTCTCGGATTCCGCTGTCGGAAAAGCTGCCGGGTAATCCCAACACTGTGCTGGCGCTGGCACCTCAGTCGGCGGAGATGACGACAGATGTGGGAGCAATCTATAGGACTACAGACAGTGGACAAACGTGGAAAGCGTTGGTGCAGCAAGCTGTAGGGGTGGTTCGCAACATTTCTCGATCGATCGATGGCAAGTATGTGGCAGTTTCCGCTAACGGCAGCTTCTACTCTACTTGGCAACCAGGACAAGATGCCTGGTTGCCGCATAATCGCAATAGCTCCCGGCGCGTGCAGAATATGGGTTTTACTGAAGAAGGTGGATTGTGGATGCTGGCTCGTGGGGGTCAGGTTCAATTTACCGACCCGGAAAAACCAGATGAGTGGCTGGATGCAGATTATCCAGAGTTTTCAGCTAGCTGGGGATTGCTGGATTTAGCTTTTCGGACGCCTGACGAAATTTGGGTGGCTGGTGGCGGCGGTAATTTGCTGTGCAGTTTCGATGGCGGAAAAACTTGGCAAAAAGACCGCGAGGTTGAGGATGTGCCTTCTAATTTCTACAAGATTCTGTTTTTGACGCCGGAAAAGGGCTTCATTATCGGTCAAAGAGGGACTCTGCTGAAATATAAGGGTACAGTTGAAGCTGCTTAA
- the psbE gene encoding cytochrome b559 subunit alpha has product MAGTTGERPFTDIVTSIRYWVIHSITIPALFIAGWLFVQTGLAYDAFGTPRPNEYYTQERIELPILSDRYEAKQQIEQFIEK; this is encoded by the coding sequence ATGGCTGGCACAACTGGAGAGCGTCCGTTTACGGACATTGTTACGAGCATTCGTTACTGGGTGATTCACAGCATCACCATCCCAGCGTTGTTTATTGCGGGCTGGCTATTTGTACAGACGGGTCTGGCATACGATGCTTTTGGCACGCCTCGGCCTAATGAGTACTATACTCAAGAGCGTATAGAATTACCCATCTTGAGCGATCGCTACGAAGCGAAGCAGCAAATCGAGCAGTTTATCGAAAAGTAG